From Macaca mulatta isolate MMU2019108-1 chromosome 3, T2T-MMU8v2.0, whole genome shotgun sequence, the proteins below share one genomic window:
- the RWDD2B gene encoding RWD domain-containing protein 2B has product MIEIEQAEAQLAELDLLASMFPGENELIVNDQLAVAELKDCIEKKTMEGRSSKVYFTINMNLDVSEEAMAMFSLACILPFKYPAVLPEITVRSVILSRSQQTQLNTDLTAFLQKHCHGDVCILNATEWVREHASGYVSRDTSSSPPTGSTVQSVDLIFTRLWIYSHHIYNKCKRKNILEWAKELSLSGFSMPGKPGVVCVEGPQSACEEFWSRLRKLNWKRILIRHREDIPFDGTNDEMERQRKFSIFEEKVFSVNGARGNHMDFGQLYQFLNAKGCGDVFQMFFGVEGQ; this is encoded by the exons ATGATTGAGATAGAGCAGGCGGAGGCCCAGCTTGCTGAGTTAGACCTGCTAGCCAGTATGTTCCCTGGTGAGAATGAGCTCATAGTAAATGACCAACTGGCTGTAGCAGAACTGAAAGATTGTATTGAAAAGAAGACAATGGAGGGGCGATCTTCAAAAGTTTACTTTACTATCAATATGAACCTGGATGTATCTGAGGAAGCAATG GCGATGTTTTCTCTGGCCTGTATTCTTCCTTTTAAATACCCAGCAGTTCTGCCTGAAATTACTGTCAG ATCAGTAATATTGAGTAGATCCCAGCAGACTCAGCTGAACACAGATCTGACTGCATTCCTGCAAAAACATTGTCATGGAGATGTTTGTATACTGAATGCCACGGAGTGGGTTAGAGAACACGCGTCTGGCTATGTCAGCAGAGATACTTCATCTTCACCCCCCACAGGAAGCACAGTCCAGTCAGTTGACCTCATCTTCACAAGACTCTGGATCTACAGCCATCATATCtacaacaaatgcaaaagaaagaatattctaGAGTGGGCAAAGGAGCTTTCCCTGTCTGGGTTTAGCATGCCTGGAAAACCTGGTGTTGTTTGTGTGGAAGGCCCACAAAGTGCCTGTGAAGAATTCTGGTCAAG ACTCAGAAAATTAAACTGGAAGAGAATTTTAATCCGCCATCGAGAAGACATTCCTTTTGATGGTACAAATGATGAAatggaaagacaaaggaaattttccatttttgaagaaaaagtgTTCAGTGTTAATGGAGCCAGGGGAAACCACATGGACTTTGGTCAGCTCTATCAGTTCTTAAATGCCAAAGGATGTGGGGATGTTTTCCAGATGTTTTTTGGTGTAGAAGGACAATGA